A genome region from Arachis duranensis cultivar V14167 chromosome 8, aradu.V14167.gnm2.J7QH, whole genome shotgun sequence includes the following:
- the LOC107462244 gene encoding uncharacterized protein LOC107462244, with the protein MKFTDSPVIELPVGTSVLSLQQDNGSMHVGTSVWPCSLVLVKFADRWSPLTNTDPNPYSPLLDFRSKRAVELGTGCGVAGMGFYLLGLTDIVLTDISPVMPALKRNLKVNKPVLRKNLKHSVLYWNNKDQIQALNPPFDVVLATDVVYIEESVQHLISAMEALVSEDGVVLLGYQVRSPEAHKKFWEMCDEVFDIEKVPRDHLHPEYAYEETDVFLLRKKKKKQ; encoded by the coding sequence ATGAAGTTCACAGATTCACCGGTGATCGAGCTTCCGGTCGGCACCTCCGTCCTCTCCCTCCAGCAAGACAACGGATCCATGCACGTAGGAACCTCCGTCTGGCCGTGCTCCCTCGTCCTCGTCAAATTCGCCGATCGCTGGTCCCCACTCACCAACACAGACCCTAACCCTTACTCCCCCCTCCTGGATTTCCGTTCCAAACGCGCCGTGGAGCTCGGCACCGGTTGCGGCGTCGCCGGCATGGGTTTCTACCTCCTCGGTCTGACGGACATCGTCCTGACTGACATCTCGCCCGTGATGCCGGCGCTGAAGCGCAACCTGAAGGTGAACAAACCCGTGCTACGCAAGAATCTGAAGCACTCCGTGTTGTACTGGAACAATAAGGATCAGATCCAGGCACTTAACCCGCCGTTCGACGTGGTTTTGGCGACGGACGTGGTTTATATCGAGGAGTCGGTGCAGCACTTGATTTCCGCCATGGAAGCCCTGGTGTCTGAAGACGGCGTCGTGTTGCTCGGGTACCAGGTGAGGTCTCCGGAGGCGCACAAGAAGTTCTGGGAGATGTGCGATGAGGTTTTCGATATCGAGAAGGTCCCTCGTGACCACCTGCACCCTGAATATGCGTACGAGGAGACTGATGTTTTTCTCTtgcggaagaagaagaagaagcagtga